The genomic DNA CCGGGCGGTTGCGAGGTAAGGGCGCGATTCTGCTGGGAGTTTCGCACCGCCCGGCGCGGGTTCGATTCCCGCCGCCTCCAAATCGAGAAGCTGAAGCAGTTCGCCGTCCCCCGAGGACGAGGCGCGGATGAGAGAGCCGGAGCCGAGGACGCGGGCGGCAATCTCTGGGTGGCGGGAGGGGAAGAAGGCCTGTTCTGCCGCAGCTCGGGGCGGCCACCTTCGAGCGCTTCACCCTGGAAGTACCTCGTGGCGTTCGGCCGGGACGAGTACGGCCATGACGGCGTCGTGGGCATCTACCAGGTGAATAGCGAACCGTCGCCGCGAATTCGGAGGACCTGACGTAACCGTTCACCGGGTTGATTCGTCCATACGGGCATGAACAGCCCCGGGGATGGCGAGCCTGAAGAACGAGGTGAAGGTGCTCACTCGTCATTACACACGAAATCCATTCCGCCCGACATCGCGCGATGGCATTTCCCGACTCCTGCTGGAGATTGTGCCGTCATGCTCGAATTGCCTTTGGAGACACTGCACGGGGCACTGGTCGACCCTGTGCTGTTGTCAATGAATCTGTTGAATGACATCGCGACCCACCATCCGAATGCCATTTCATTCGCCGCGGGCAGACCCTTCGAGGAGCTGTTCCAGGTAAACCAGTTGCACGAATACCTGGACGCCTTCGTCGCCTACCTGTCCAACGATCTCGGGCAGAACGCCGCGCAGGTGCGGCGCACCTTGTTCCAGTATGGACGGACCAAGGGCGTCATGCACCACCTGGTCGCGAAGTATCTCGAGGTCGACGAGGGCATCCGGGTCGATCCGGAGTCCATCGTGGTGACGGTGGGCGCCCAGGAGGCGATGTTCCTGGTGCTCAGGGCCTTGCGGACCGATGAGCGAGACGCTGTGCTGGCCGTGATGCCGGCTTACTTCGGGCTCACTGGCGCGGCGCGGCTGCTCGACATGCCCGTGGTCCCGGTCGCCAGCGGCCCCACCGGCATCGATCTCGACGATCTGGGGCGCCAGTTGACCGCCACGCGGAAGCGGGGCCTGCGGACGCGAGCGTTGTACCTGGTTCCGGATTTCTCCAACCCGACCGGTGTCAGCCTGGATCTGACCACCCGGAGGCGGTTGCTCGACATCGCCGCGGAGCATGAACTGTTGTTGATCGAGGACGATGCCTACGGCCTGTTCCACGCCGCTCCCGGTGAGAGGACGCCCACGCTCAAGGCGCTCGACACCGAGCGGGTCGTGCTCCACATCGGATCGTTCGCCAAGACGGGACTGCCCGGTGCGCGTGTGGGTTTCGTCGTCGCCGACCAGCCAGTGACACGGCAGGGCGCCGTGGTGGGGCCGCTCGCCGATCAACTGTCGTTGATCAAGAGCAATGTCACGCTCAACACCTCACCGGTCGCGCAGGCGATTGTCGGAGGGAAGCTGTTGCGCAACGGGCACAGCATGCTCGCCGCCAACAAACGCGAGATCGAGATCTATCGCCGCAACCTCCAGCAAGTGCTCTCCGGACTCGCCAGGCGCTTCCCCGCGGGCGGACCGGTCAGTTGGAACACGCCGGGCGGCGGGTTCTTCATCGTGGTGACGGTGCCCTTTCCGGTGGATGACAAGTCCTTGGAACGCTCGGCACGCGAACACGGCGTGATCTGGACGCCGATGCACCACTTCTACGCGAACCTGGACCACTCCCAACAGCTCCGGCTGTCCTTCAGCCTGCTCACTCCGGAATTGATCGACGAGGGATTGGAGCGGCTGGCCGGGTTCATCGCCGCGGAGTCCAAGCTGCCATGATCAGACACATCGTGTTGTTCAAGTTCAAGCCGGGAATCACCTGGAGGGATCCCCATGCGCTCGCCGCGGAGCAGTCGTCGCACCAGGTCGGGGAACGGGTGCCAGACCTGCTGCACTGGCATGCGGGTCGCAACATCAGCCCGCGGGATATCGCGCATGACTTCGTGGTGATGGGCCTGCTCCGTGACCAGGAGTCCTTGCAGCGCTATCTGGAGCATCCCTTCCACCAGGAGTCGGCCGCGCGGTGGCGCGAGATCAGCACCTGGGTCATCGCGGACATCGAGGAGTGAGTGGCCATGACGAATCTGGGTTGGGTGAGCCTGTTGGACACGCACACGGCCGACGTGGTGGTAGGGACACTGGGGCCCCCCGGCACCAGCAGCGAACAAGCGGCCCAGCTGCTCCGCTCCAGGCTGGGGCGGGAGTCCCGCACCGAGCTGTTCCAGACGTATGAGCAGGCGCATGAAGCGCTGCGCTCGGGCGCGTTGACCCACGTGGTCGTCGCCAATGCCTACAAGGAAATCCACCGCTTCTACATGGATGACTCGCTCGTGCTGTCGGACGTGTTCGTGATGGACACCCCCCTCTACGGCATCGCGAAGAGGCAAGACCGGGAGGGGCTGTCCGCCATGCCGACCATCGCGAGTCATCCCTCACCCAAGCCGCTGGTGGCCCAGCTCCTCCCCAGCGGATACCGGGTCGGAGAGATCGTCAGCATGGATTCGACCAGCAGCGCCGCGAAGGCCGTCGCCGAGGGCGCCTTCGAGCTGGCCTTGACCACGGAGCCCGCGGCGGCGCTCTATGGCCTGGAGTTCATCTCCCGAAAACGCCCGATCCGAATGGTGTGGTCGGTCTTCATGCGCTCCTGAGGGGCTCGCGCCTTCTCAGGCGCGGGTGTCCCCCGGGACCAGTTCACGCTCACTCTCGGCCACGCCCGAGCCCAATTCCCAGAGGAAGGCATACTTGGCGAAGGCGTGGAACGAGAGCGCCGTGGCGACCGTGAGTCCCCCCATCCCAAAACGGAACAGGCCCTTGAGCAGGTAGAATTTGATGAACGCGCCGGTGGAGTGGGTGCACGCCTTCATCAGCGAGGCGCGGCGCCCAAGCGAGTGAAAGTGCCTCGCACCGCTCTGGGCATAGCTGATCTGCTTGCGCAGCAGGTGGGAGACGGAGTCGTACGAGCGGTGCCTCAGTCCGTGCTTGAGCCGGCCCGCCTTGCCCTCATGGATGGCGGGCACGTGGATCCATTCCGAGTCCGCCCAGCGCACCTTGCCCAATCGAAGCAACCGCTTCTGCGAGGTCCAGAAGTGCACGGGCCGCGGCCAGTGGTCGGGCAGGGTGTTCTTCTGCGGCACGTGATAGGCATCGTGACGAGGGTTCTGGCTCAGCAGTTCACGGATCTCCTCGCCGAGTCCAGGCAGGGCATTCTCATCGGCGTCCACGATGAGCACCCATTGCCCGCGTGCCCGCGAGCACATGGCCCGCCGGTGCGAGGCGAAGGTGTCGAGCTTGCGTTGGAAGGCCCGGACCTTGCCGCCTCGGGACTGGAGGTACTCCCACGTGCCGTCGGTGGAGTGGTCATCGACGACGACGATCTCGTCGCAGAAGTCCAGGGAGTCGAGGCAGTCCTTCAAGGTGCGCAGGCTGTTCTTCGTCATCACCGCCGCGCTGAGAAGGATGCCGGAGTTCTCGGGACCGTTCATGCCGCCCTTTTATCCGTGTCTCGACTCCATGGGGCGGCAATCTCTTCAGCCCGGACGGGCGACCTGGATGTCCTGGCGGGCCGCCCAGGCCTTCAAGTCCTGGCGTTGAATGGCCGCGGCCATGAGTTCCGGGAACAGGTCCGGGGTGCAGGCGAAGGTGGGGATGCCCATCGACGCGAACTGCGCGGCGTGGTGCGTGTCGTGCGAGGGCGTTCCCTGGTCGCTGAGCGCCAGCAGGCAGATGACCGTCACGCCACTCTGTACGAGCGACGCGGCACGCTGGAGCATCCGCTGGGAATTGCCTCCCTCGTACAGGTCCGTGATGAGCACGAGGATGGTCTGCGCCGGCCGGGAGATGAGCTGCTGGCAGTAGGCGAGCGCCTGATCGATGTCCGTGCCGCCTCCCAGCTGGGTGCCGAAGAGCAGATCCACCGGATCCGACAATTGCTCGCTCAGGTCCACCACGGCCGTGTCGAAGACGACCATGCGCGTGGACACCGCCCGCATGGAGGCGAGCACCGCGCCGAAGATGCTCGAATAGACGACCGAGGGCGCCATGGAACCGCTCTGATCGATGCAGAGCACCACGTCCCGCAGACTCGAGCGCTTGCGCCCATACCCCACCAGCTTGTCCACCACCACGGACTTGCGCTCGGGCAGATAGTTGCCCAGGTTGGCGCGCAGCGTCCGATCCCAGTCGATCTCCGCGGCCCTGGGCCGGCGCGTCCGCGATGCCCGGGACAGCGCCCCGCGCACGGCCTGCTCGGTGGGGGCACGCAGCCGCTGCTCCAGCGCGTCCACGACCTTGCGCACCACCCGGCGCGCCGTTTCCTTCGTCTTCTGGGGGATGACCTTGCGCAGGGACAGCAGCGTGGACACCAGCTCCACGTCCGGCTCCACCGCATCGAGCATTTCCGGCTCGAGCAGCATCTGATCGAGCCCCAGCCGGGTCATCGCGTCCCCCTGCATGACGCGCACGACGGAGGCGGGGAAGTACTCGCGGATGTCGCCGAGCCAGCGGGAGACCCGGGGCGCGGAGGCACCCAGGCCCGCCTTGCGGTGGGAGTTCTCGGGGTCCTTGGATCCGTAGAGCGCCTCGAGTGCCCGATCCATGCGCTGCCCGGCTTCCGCCAGGTGAGTGCCCAACGCGTCCTGGGCGGGCGCGCCCAGCACGAGCCGCCAGCGCTCCAGCCGCTCTTCCTCAGTGGGTTTCATCGAGCTTCACTCCCAGCAGCAATGACAGCACCGGCAGCACCTTCGCCACGCGTTCCTGGTCCAGCTCTTCCCGCTTCGCCTCGCTTCGCTCCGCCGTGGGCGCGCGCGCGAGGTCGCGGATGCGCTCGGCCATGGCCCGCCGCTCGGCCGCGCTGAAGTCGGAGAAGGCGCGCCGGACCAGGGGCAGTTGCTCGACGAACGCCTCTCGCGACAGACCACACAGCCACCCGTCGAGCGCCGCCCACAGCTCGGTCCGGTGCAGCAGCAGCAGCGCGTTTCCGGCGATGAGTCCTTCCAACCAGGCCGCCGCCTCGGCGGGGGGGACCGCGGGCGACAAGGCCTTCTGGGCGAGCGTGCTCAGGTCCTCGTTGCGCACGAGCCCCAGCTCCAGACGCAACCGCAGCGCCGCTCCCCGGATGAGCCCATGGACCGCGTCCCGGTGGACGAGCCCGTCGAGTGCCTCGGCCCATTCCTCTCCCTGCGCCTTGTTCTCGAGCAGTCCCACCGCCGCCTGCATGGCGCGCAGTTGCTCGCGGCGCTGACGGGCGGCGTCGTCGTCCAGCGACACACAGGCGCCGGGCAGACCGATGACGATGCGCTCGAAGAGCCCTTCGGCGATGGCGAGGATGGGACCGGTGGGCGTCTCGCGCACGCTGCCATAGCGGACCGCCTGGGCGAGCGCGGGGAAGGCCTCGAGCAGCTTCGGAACATCCGCCGAGCGGGTGGAGAAGGCCTGCACCTGGCTCAGCACCGTGTCGATGGCCGAGGGCAGTTCCGCGAGCAGGGACGCCTCGAGCAGGGCGGTTAGCGTGCTGAGTTCGGCCGCGTCCGTCGCGCGTGCCACCACGCGGCCCGTGGCCGCCAGCTCCACCGTGTTGCCGAAGAGGCTCGCCTCGACGACGTTCACGGCCAGCACGGGCTGCCACTGCAATCTCCACGTCTCGCGGAAGGTTCCGGTCGTCTTCCGCGCGTCGTCCCCCAGCGTGCCCCAGGGGATGTCGAGCAGGGACAGCCGATGGAGCAGCCGGCTCCGGTTGCGGTCCAGGTCCTTGCGCAGGTCCAGCTCCTGGAGCTTGATCTCCGAGGAGGGGGCCAGGCGCAGCGCCTTCTGTTGGGCCGCGAGGTCGCGCGCGAGTGGGACGGAGGGCGCGTCCGAGGGCACCTCGCCCAGGCCCGTGCCCACCTCCAGCTTCTGGTGGATGAGGGCGAGCGGGGTCGCGTCTC from Melittangium boletus DSM 14713 includes the following:
- a CDS encoding PLP-dependent aminotransferase family protein; the encoded protein is MLELPLETLHGALVDPVLLSMNLLNDIATHHPNAISFAAGRPFEELFQVNQLHEYLDAFVAYLSNDLGQNAAQVRRTLFQYGRTKGVMHHLVAKYLEVDEGIRVDPESIVVTVGAQEAMFLVLRALRTDERDAVLAVMPAYFGLTGAARLLDMPVVPVASGPTGIDLDDLGRQLTATRKRGLRTRALYLVPDFSNPTGVSLDLTTRRRLLDIAAEHELLLIEDDAYGLFHAAPGERTPTLKALDTERVVLHIGSFAKTGLPGARVGFVVADQPVTRQGAVVGPLADQLSLIKSNVTLNTSPVAQAIVGGKLLRNGHSMLAANKREIEIYRRNLQQVLSGLARRFPAGGPVSWNTPGGGFFIVVTVPFPVDDKSLERSAREHGVIWTPMHHFYANLDHSQQLRLSFSLLTPELIDEGLERLAGFIAAESKLP
- a CDS encoding Dabb family protein; its protein translation is MIRHIVLFKFKPGITWRDPHALAAEQSSHQVGERVPDLLHWHAGRNISPRDIAHDFVVMGLLRDQESLQRYLEHPFHQESAARWREISTWVIADIEE
- a CDS encoding prephenate dehydratase domain-containing protein; amino-acid sequence: MTNLGWVSLLDTHTADVVVGTLGPPGTSSEQAAQLLRSRLGRESRTELFQTYEQAHEALRSGALTHVVVANAYKEIHRFYMDDSLVLSDVFVMDTPLYGIAKRQDREGLSAMPTIASHPSPKPLVAQLLPSGYRVGEIVSMDSTSSAAKAVAEGAFELALTTEPAAALYGLEFISRKRPIRMVWSVFMRS
- a CDS encoding glycosyltransferase family 2 protein; translation: MNGPENSGILLSAAVMTKNSLRTLKDCLDSLDFCDEIVVVDDHSTDGTWEYLQSRGGKVRAFQRKLDTFASHRRAMCSRARGQWVLIVDADENALPGLGEEIRELLSQNPRHDAYHVPQKNTLPDHWPRPVHFWTSQKRLLRLGKVRWADSEWIHVPAIHEGKAGRLKHGLRHRSYDSVSHLLRKQISYAQSGARHFHSLGRRASLMKACTHSTGAFIKFYLLKGLFRFGMGGLTVATALSFHAFAKYAFLWELGSGVAESERELVPGDTRA
- a CDS encoding VWA domain-containing protein → MKPTEEERLERWRLVLGAPAQDALGTHLAEAGQRMDRALEALYGSKDPENSHRKAGLGASAPRVSRWLGDIREYFPASVVRVMQGDAMTRLGLDQMLLEPEMLDAVEPDVELVSTLLSLRKVIPQKTKETARRVVRKVVDALEQRLRAPTEQAVRGALSRASRTRRPRAAEIDWDRTLRANLGNYLPERKSVVVDKLVGYGRKRSSLRDVVLCIDQSGSMAPSVVYSSIFGAVLASMRAVSTRMVVFDTAVVDLSEQLSDPVDLLFGTQLGGGTDIDQALAYCQQLISRPAQTILVLITDLYEGGNSQRMLQRAASLVQSGVTVICLLALSDQGTPSHDTHHAAQFASMGIPTFACTPDLFPELMAAAIQRQDLKAWAARQDIQVARPG
- a CDS encoding DUF5682 family protein, producing MHGGLVSAEPGAAVHVLGVRHHGPGSARGVRGALEKLQPDVVLIEGPPEADELLALAAHAEMKPPVALLIYAAEEPSRAVFYPFAVFSPEWQAIQYAVTRSLPVRFIDLPQTHQLVPPEAEGTPLAPEPEDSPRVDPLGALARAAGHEDGERWWEHLIEQRQDAEGVFEAVLEAMSALREDEKEPPPREALREAHMRRCIRQAKKEGFQKIAVVCGAWHGPALAKPRPAREDDALLKGLPKTKVAATWVPWTYDRLGWRSGYGAGVDSPGWYAHLWLTPERPVSTWAARIAHLLRDEGLDASSASVIETVRLAEALAALRERNVVGLGELRDAALSVLCSGDATPLALIHQKLEVGTGLGEVPSDAPSVPLARDLAAQQKALRLAPSSEIKLQELDLRKDLDRNRSRLLHRLSLLDIPWGTLGDDARKTTGTFRETWRLQWQPVLAVNVVEASLFGNTVELAATGRVVARATDAAELSTLTALLEASLLAELPSAIDTVLSQVQAFSTRSADVPKLLEAFPALAQAVRYGSVRETPTGPILAIAEGLFERIVIGLPGACVSLDDDAARQRREQLRAMQAAVGLLENKAQGEEWAEALDGLVHRDAVHGLIRGAALRLRLELGLVRNEDLSTLAQKALSPAVPPAEAAAWLEGLIAGNALLLLHRTELWAALDGWLCGLSREAFVEQLPLVRRAFSDFSAAERRAMAERIRDLARAPTAERSEAKREELDQERVAKVLPVLSLLLGVKLDETH